In Clostridium butyricum, the genomic stretch TTTTTAGTAATTATTCAAGGTGAAGGAAATAAGGAAAAGATAATAGATATGGTAAAATATATGTTTGATAAGTTAAAAGAGAATATATATTTTAGAGGAACTAGTTATAATGTTAAAGCAAGCATAGGAATAAGCTATTTTCCAGAACATGGTGAAACTTTTTCGCAGATTTTACAAAATTCTGACATCGCCATGTATAATGTTAAGAATAATGAAAGAAATAATTACTGTATATTTCAATATGAATTATTTAATTCTTTGGAAGTAGAGTCTAAAATCCTTGAAGGTATTAAAAAAGGAGAATTTGAAGCTTATTTTCAACCAATAATTGATTTAAAAACTGGAATAATAAGTGGAGCTGAAGCTTTAATAAGATGGAATACACGTGAAGGGGTAATATCTCCAAATAAATTCATACCATTAGCTAAATCAAATGGATATATTATAGAAATAGATAAAATAGTAATAGAACAATCGTGTAAACTTATTAGAGAATTAATTGATAATGGAATAGAAGATTTTCAAATTTCAATTAATACTTCATTTAAACTTTTAAGTCAGAAGAGATTTTTATCAAATCTTATGGAGGTAATAAGAAGATATAATATAGGAGTAAAAAATATTAAACTTGAAATTACTGAAGATGAAACAATAGAAGATTTAGAATATATGACTGATTTATTACGAAGGATAAGAGAATGTGGAATACAAGTTTCAATTGATGATTTTGGTACAGGTTATTCATCCTTTAATTATATTAAAACACTACCATTAGATGTTTTAAAAATTGACAAAAGTTTATTAAGGGATATGGAGAAAGATGAGAGAACTGAGCATATCATAAAAACAATAATAAACCTTGCACATATATTAAATTTATCGGTTACATGTGAAGGTGTTGAAACCAAGGAACAATTTCAGCTTTTAGAAAAACTTAATTGTGACAACATTCAAGGATACTATTTAAGTAGGCCCTTAAAAATAAATGATTTTAAAGCTTTTATTTCTATGTATGTGAATAATTAATATATTTATACTGGAAGTTTAAGTTAAACGCTATACAGATAAGCATTACATAAGCTTATTAGTATAGCGTTTATAATTATTATGATTTACAAGTAAACAGTTTTGTGGAATAATATTAAAATAAGCTAAAAAATCATAAATATAAGTTTACATTTTAAAATTTAATAATATAAACTGATGAACAATGAAGAGTAAAAAATAAGTGAGGGAAAAACAATGAAAATAGGATTTGACCATGAGAAGTATTTAGAAGAACAGTCAAAGTATATTTTAGAGAGAGTAGATAGCTATGATAAATTATACCTTGAATTTGGAGGAAAGCTGTTTAATGATAGACATGCAATGAGAGTACTTCCAGGTTTTGATGAAAATGCAAAGATTAAATTATTACATAAATTAAAGGAAAAAGTTGAAGTTGTTATCTGCGTATATGCAGGTGACATTGAAAGAAACAAAATCAGAGGTGATTTTGGTATTACATATGATATGGATGTATTAAGACTTATAGATGATTTAAGAGCATATGATCTTGAAGTTAACAGTGTTGTAATTACAAGATTTGATAATCAGCCAGCAACTACTGTATTTATAAATAAACTTGAAAGAAGAGGAATTAAGGTTTATAAGCATAAATCAACTAAAGGTTATCCAACAGATGTTGATACAATAGTAAGTGAAGAGGGTTATGGTCAAAATCCTTATATAGAAACAACTAAACCAATAGTTGTTGTAACAGCACCAGGACCAGGAAGTGGAAAACTTGCAACATGTTTAAGTCAGCTTTACCATGAATCAAGAAGAGGTAATGTGGCAGGTTATTCTAAATTTGAAACATTTCCAGTATGGAATGTTCCATTAAAACATCCATTAAATATAGCATATGAAGCTGCAACGGTAGACTTAAAGGATGTTAATATGATAGATTCATTTCATATGGATGCATATAACAAGGTTTCTGTAAATTACAACAGAGATATAGAGAGTTTCCCAGTTCTTAAAAGAATAATAGAAAAAATAACAGGAAACGAATCCGTTTATAAATCTCCAACTGATATGGGCGTTAACAGAGTAGGTTTTGGAATAGTGGATGATGATGCTGTGAAAGAAGCTTCTAAACAGGAAATAATAAGAAGATATTTCAAAACAGGTTGCGACTATAAAAAAGGATATGCAGATAAGGAGACTTTTGAAAGATCAAAATTAATAATGGAAGAAGTTAACTTAAAAGAAAATGATAGAAAAGTGGTAATTCCAGCAAGAGAAAAAAGTGCAAAACTAAGAGAAAATGCTGATGAAAATGAAATGTGTCCAGTTGTTGCATTGGAACTTGAAGATGGTACTATATTAACAGGTAAGAGCTCAGAATTAATGGATGGTGCCGCAGCAGTAATAATAAATGCTATAAAATATCTTGCAAATATTTCAGATGATATATTCTTAATATCACCAGTAATACTTGAACCTATAAGAAATTTAAAATCTAATACATTTAATGAAAAAAATATTTCATTAAATTGTGAAGAACTTCTTACAGCTTTGAGTATTTCAGCAGCTACAAATCCTATCGCACAAGTTGCTATGGAAAAACTACCGATGCTTAGAGGATGTCAAGCCCATTCAACAACAATTTTATCAAGGTCTGATGAAAATACTTTTAGTAAACTTGGAATAGATGTTACAAGTGATGCTAATTATCCATCAGCAAGTCTTTACTACAATAATTAATAAATAATTCATTTAATAAAATAAAGAGTAAAGTGTGAAATAAAATGGTACCTATGAACAGGACACTTTGAAAAAAAGTGTCTCGTTTATAGGTACTTTTTTGTATAATAATAATATCTATATTGGAGGAAAAACATGAGTAAGATAACATTTGATAAAGAAACTATTGAATTACTGAATGAAAATCCTTATGTAGTTAAAGTAAGTGAAAAATCTATAACTTACTCTGACGAGTTTAAGCGATTATTTATAGAAGAATATTTAAAAGGAAAAACACCTAAAATTATTTTTAATGACGCTGGTTTTGATACACAAATCCTTGGACAAAGAAGATACGAACAAGCGGCAGCTAGATGGATAAGATCTTATAGAAAAGAGGGTATTGTAGGATTAAGAGATACTAGGAAAGAAAACTCTGGACGACCAAGTGAAAAGCAATTATCTAAAGATGATATTATTCAAAAACAAGAAGCTAAAATTAAGTTATTAGAGGAGCAATTAGAACTGTTAAAAAAATTAGACGTGACAGAAAGGAGGCTGGTAAACAGCAGCGTAAATCTAGAAGGTAAGGAGATATTTAAGTTAATATATGAAACTATCACTAATAATAGCTATAAAAATATGGTTTCATATTTCTGTGATCTTTTAAATGTTTCACGCTCGGGATATTATAATTATCTAAATACACTTGATAATCAAATATTAATGGAAAATAAAGATTTGGAAGCTAGAGACAATATTCTTATGGCTTATAATTACAAAGGTTATAGCAAAGGATCCCGTTCTATAAAAATGGTTTTAGAAAATGAGCTTTCTATAATTTATAGTAGAAAGAAAATTCAACGTATTATGAGAAAATATAATATTAAATGTCCTATTAGAAAAGCCAACCCGTACCGCCGAATGGCAAAAGCAACCAAAGAACATACAGTAGTTCCAAACTTATTAGAACGTAATTTTAAGCAAGGAGTGCCGGGAAAGGTATTATTGACGGATATTACATACTTGCCATATGGAAATAATCATATGGCTTATTTGTCTACCATCAAAGATGGTAGTAGCAACGATATTCTATCTTATCATGTTTCAGATTCTATAAAACTTGATATTGCTATAACTACTATAAATAAATTAATAACGCACCATAAAGATGACTTACATGAAAGTGCATTTGTTCATTCAGATCAAGGATTCCATTATACTAGTCCAAAATTCCAAAAACTTCTAAAGGATAATAATCTTGGTCAATCAATGTCTCGTCGTGGCAACTGTTGGGACAATGCGCCTCAAGAATCCTTCTTCGGGCATATGAAAGATGAAATAGACTTTCAATCATGTAATACACTTGAAGAACTTATTGATATGATTGATGACTACATCGACTATTATAATAATTACAGATATCAGTGGAATCTAAAAAAGATGACTCCTAAACAATATAGAAATCATCTTTTATTAGCTTCATAACACTTTTTTTATAGTGTCCTTGACACAGGATCCATTTTAAAAAAAGTTTTACACTTTACTCTTTGTTTTATCATGGTTTTTTACAATCTATTTATATATGTATTTAAAAAAATTATATTTTCAGATAAAAAATGATGAATATTTTTATATCCATCATTTCAAAAAC encodes the following:
- a CDS encoding DUF1846 domain-containing protein, encoding MKIGFDHEKYLEEQSKYILERVDSYDKLYLEFGGKLFNDRHAMRVLPGFDENAKIKLLHKLKEKVEVVICVYAGDIERNKIRGDFGITYDMDVLRLIDDLRAYDLEVNSVVITRFDNQPATTVFINKLERRGIKVYKHKSTKGYPTDVDTIVSEEGYGQNPYIETTKPIVVVTAPGPGSGKLATCLSQLYHESRRGNVAGYSKFETFPVWNVPLKHPLNIAYEAATVDLKDVNMIDSFHMDAYNKVSVNYNRDIESFPVLKRIIEKITGNESVYKSPTDMGVNRVGFGIVDDDAVKEASKQEIIRRYFKTGCDYKKGYADKETFERSKLIMEEVNLKENDRKVVIPAREKSAKLRENADENEMCPVVALELEDGTILTGKSSELMDGAAAVIINAIKYLANISDDIFLISPVILEPIRNLKSNTFNEKNISLNCEELLTALSISAATNPIAQVAMEKLPMLRGCQAHSTTILSRSDENTFSKLGIDVTSDANYPSASLYYNN
- a CDS encoding IS3 family transposase — encoded protein: MSKITFDKETIELLNENPYVVKVSEKSITYSDEFKRLFIEEYLKGKTPKIIFNDAGFDTQILGQRRYEQAAARWIRSYRKEGIVGLRDTRKENSGRPSEKQLSKDDIIQKQEAKIKLLEEQLELLKKLDVTERRLVNSSVNLEGKEIFKLIYETITNNSYKNMVSYFCDLLNVSRSGYYNYLNTLDNQILMENKDLEARDNILMAYNYKGYSKGSRSIKMVLENELSIIYSRKKIQRIMRKYNIKCPIRKANPYRRMAKATKEHTVVPNLLERNFKQGVPGKVLLTDITYLPYGNNHMAYLSTIKDGSSNDILSYHVSDSIKLDIAITTINKLITHHKDDLHESAFVHSDQGFHYTSPKFQKLLKDNNLGQSMSRRGNCWDNAPQESFFGHMKDEIDFQSCNTLEELIDMIDDYIDYYNNYRYQWNLKKMTPKQYRNHLLLAS